CGCTATTGCCGGTTGGGGGATCAGGTTAATAATCCGATATGGGACATAGACGGAAAAAATCCTCTAAAATAGTCATTAGCCATGACACTAGCTTAAATAGACGGAGAGATTCCGCTAATGACCCGTAAAATCTGAGAAATGGGGCGTTTTGCTTTACATAATCGGAAAAATTCCTCTTATATTCCCCAAAATGAACTCTCTCCTGCATCTAACCGAAAAATATCCGCTTATTTTACTTTCACTAATGACGCTATTAAACCAACCAAGGTAAACAGGTAAATTGGTTTATAAAATTAAATCGAGGTATTTTTCAAATTATTAACCTCCAGAATAATAAAAAGCTTAGAACCCTTCAAAAATAAGGATTCCAAGCTCTTTTCTCTTATTCCCACTCAATCGTGCTAGGGGGCTTAGATGTTATGTCATACACGACGCGGTTGACGTCTTTCACTTCGTTTACAATTCGCGTTGAGATGATTTCGAGGACATCGTATGGGATTCTTGCCCAATCGGATGTCATACCATCGATGGATGTGACTGCTCGGATGCCTACCGTATAATCATACGTTCTTGCGTCACCCATGACGCCCACACTTCGCATGTCAGGAAGGGCCGTGAAGTATTGCCAAATCTCGCGGTCAAGGCCGGCTTTTTTAATTTCTTCACGTAAAATCGCGTCTGATTCACGGACAATTTCAAGCTTATCTTCCGTAATCTCACCAAGAACACGGATGCCGAGCCCTGGTCCTGGGAATGGTTGACGCCATACAATTTCCTCTGGTAGTCCTAACTCAGTTCCTACTTCACGCACTTCATCTTTAAACAAAGTGTTTAACGGCTCGATCAAGTCAAGTTTCATGTTTTCTGGTAATCCACCAACATTATGGTGAGATTTAATCGTTTGTGCCGTATCCGTTCCACTCTCAATAATATCTGTGTAAAGCGTGCCCTGTGCGAGAAAATCAACGTCAGTCAGTTTAGCAGATTCTTCTTCAAACACATAGATAAACTCGTTGCCGATAATTTTTCTCTTTTGCTCAGGGTCTTTGACACCAGCTAATTTTGATAGGAATCTCTCTTGCGCATCAATTTTAATCACATTCATATCGAAGCCTTCGCCAAAAGTCTCCATAACACTGTCAGCTTCATTTTTCCTTAGAAGACCATGGTCGATAAACATACAGATTAACTGGTCACCAATCGCCTTGTGAATTAAGGCGGCTACAACAGAGGAATCGACACCCCCACTTAATGCGCAGAGAACTTTACGCTCGCCAACAGCCTCACGTACTTTTTCCACTTCCATCTCAATGAAGTTCTCCATTGACCAGTTTCCTTCACATTGACAAATGTCGTAGACAAAGTTTTTCAGCATCTCATTGCCATGCTCCGTGTTTCGCACTTCTGGATGGAATTGAACACCATATAGCCCGCGGCTTTCGTCACTCATGGCTGCCACTGGGCATGACACGTTTGTGGCAT
The DNA window shown above is from Salipaludibacillus agaradhaerens and carries:
- the guaA gene encoding glutamine-hydrolyzing GMP synthase, with amino-acid sequence MKEIKEKVIVLDFGGQYNQLIARRIRDLGVFSELVSHKLTADEVKAMNPKGIIFSGGPGSVYADGAPRCDEAIFDLGIPVLGICYGMQLMTHHFKGSVEAANHREYGKANIHIENKSKLFGQLPDEQSVWMSHGDLVKAPPAGFRVDATNVSCPVAAMSDESRGLYGVQFHPEVRNTEHGNEMLKNFVYDICQCEGNWSMENFIEMEVEKVREAVGERKVLCALSGGVDSSVVAALIHKAIGDQLICMFIDHGLLRKNEADSVMETFGEGFDMNVIKIDAQERFLSKLAGVKDPEQKRKIIGNEFIYVFEEESAKLTDVDFLAQGTLYTDIIESGTDTAQTIKSHHNVGGLPENMKLDLIEPLNTLFKDEVREVGTELGLPEEIVWRQPFPGPGLGIRVLGEITEDKLEIVRESDAILREEIKKAGLDREIWQYFTALPDMRSVGVMGDARTYDYTVGIRAVTSIDGMTSDWARIPYDVLEIISTRIVNEVKDVNRVVYDITSKPPSTIEWE